In Halostella salina, a single window of DNA contains:
- a CDS encoding DUF262 domain-containing protein yields the protein MPEDAYDIGNRLIDYDEENYDEDLIYYGSVIDLLAQDEIEIAQYKLAKFIDEYEFQIPEYQRNYEWEEPQWADLWAEIEKLFDASLSTNGEQTPDVFFGSMFFAERGTSEGGNTDVVEVIDGQQRLTTLSIFFKVVVDALDDRSPESSECRRMADALRSTVENILYLPSSIPGRQRPALNLNEHNREFYEALVGDEASRMAFILDRESVHGNRRRHAIRIHDYAELLNVPPERYEEYDDDNRHFDNANDRILRAYRYFYDRLTNALDDTFDTDDQRVRALTNVVNYVLNSFIVGYFEITSNRSSLMMNVFQILNDRGMNLKKVDIVRARIVSRLRENGEEGAADDIRKFEAMIETLDNDYGDVEDFLVDYVAAREDAISSKTDVTKNFLEAFEQSNGGNRTISPLLDSKEATREFLDDVETYSDYYHRIIDPDRRIELRDDVREDRANEIITRLNKLGYEQWRPLVLLVYGEVMENATESRERFFVDLLEVVENVSFRVSLTNVYPSKQDPVYIAACQSFRNRPFDRELFEEIVDGIKDRAQQLFFESFIDTVNENYDWSSTYARTLLWKITSEAFYASEGAVESRLNVDNIHLEHVLPQTPIRDDAPDGDEYDWLRNFFEIGRDDTVVADIVETLIEDETAENRDERIESIAGYFVDDIANMVLLESEDNVRIGNKPFSEKVLAYYDTTDFESIRVNEYFTTDGGELTETEIDRLRSEDPPHSLDDFWTHRRLTDRKTTLLELVLGSVRFDGILDEEFEPYDIEAKVKRESDRRLGLIEANYQSVIE from the coding sequence ATGCCCGAGGACGCCTACGACATCGGCAACCGCCTCATCGACTACGACGAGGAGAACTACGACGAGGACCTGATCTACTACGGGTCGGTGATCGACCTCCTCGCCCAGGACGAGATCGAGATCGCCCAGTACAAGCTGGCGAAGTTCATCGACGAGTACGAGTTCCAGATCCCCGAGTACCAGCGCAACTACGAGTGGGAGGAACCGCAGTGGGCGGACCTCTGGGCCGAGATAGAGAAGCTGTTCGACGCGTCGCTGTCGACGAACGGCGAGCAGACGCCTGACGTGTTCTTCGGGTCGATGTTCTTCGCCGAGCGCGGGACCTCCGAAGGGGGCAACACGGACGTGGTTGAGGTCATCGACGGCCAGCAGCGGCTCACCACCCTCTCTATCTTCTTCAAGGTCGTCGTGGACGCGCTCGACGACCGAAGCCCGGAGAGCAGCGAGTGTCGGCGGATGGCCGACGCGCTCCGCTCGACGGTCGAGAACATTCTCTACCTGCCGTCGAGCATTCCCGGTCGACAGCGACCGGCGCTGAACCTGAACGAACACAACCGCGAGTTCTACGAGGCGCTTGTCGGCGACGAGGCGTCCCGGATGGCGTTCATCCTCGACCGCGAGAGCGTCCACGGCAACCGGCGGCGGCACGCGATCCGGATCCACGACTACGCCGAACTGCTGAACGTTCCGCCCGAGCGGTACGAGGAGTACGACGACGACAACAGGCATTTCGACAACGCGAACGACCGGATCCTCCGTGCGTACCGCTACTTCTACGACCGACTGACGAACGCGCTCGACGACACGTTCGACACCGATGACCAGCGCGTACGGGCGCTGACGAACGTCGTCAACTACGTGCTCAACTCCTTTATCGTCGGGTACTTCGAGATCACGTCCAACCGGTCCTCGCTGATGATGAACGTGTTCCAGATCCTCAACGACCGGGGGATGAACCTGAAGAAGGTCGACATCGTCAGGGCACGGATCGTGAGTCGCCTCCGCGAGAACGGCGAGGAGGGTGCGGCCGACGACATCCGGAAGTTCGAGGCGATGATCGAGACGCTGGACAACGACTACGGGGACGTGGAGGACTTCCTCGTCGACTACGTCGCCGCCCGCGAGGACGCGATCAGTTCCAAGACCGATGTCACGAAGAACTTCCTCGAAGCGTTCGAGCAGAGCAACGGCGGCAATCGGACGATCAGCCCGCTGCTGGATTCGAAGGAGGCGACGCGGGAGTTCCTCGACGACGTGGAGACGTACTCCGACTACTACCATCGTATCATCGACCCGGACCGCCGGATCGAACTGCGTGACGACGTTCGGGAGGACCGGGCCAACGAAATCATCACCCGGTTGAACAAGCTGGGGTACGAGCAGTGGCGACCGCTCGTGTTGCTCGTGTACGGCGAGGTGATGGAGAACGCGACGGAGTCACGCGAGCGGTTCTTCGTCGACCTGCTGGAGGTCGTCGAGAACGTGAGCTTCCGCGTCTCGCTGACCAACGTCTACCCGAGCAAGCAGGACCCCGTGTACATCGCAGCCTGCCAGTCGTTCCGGAACCGTCCCTTCGACCGGGAGCTGTTCGAGGAGATCGTCGACGGGATCAAGGACCGGGCACAGCAGCTGTTCTTCGAGTCGTTCATCGACACGGTCAACGAGAACTACGACTGGAGCAGCACGTACGCCCGGACGCTCCTCTGGAAGATCACCTCGGAGGCGTTTTACGCGTCCGAGGGGGCCGTCGAAAGCCGGCTGAACGTCGACAACATCCACCTCGAACACGTCCTCCCGCAGACGCCGATCCGCGACGACGCGCCGGACGGGGACGAGTACGACTGGCTGCGGAACTTCTTCGAGATAGGGCGTGACGACACGGTCGTCGCCGACATCGTCGAGACGTTGATCGAGGACGAAACGGCCGAGAACCGCGACGAGCGCATCGAGTCGATCGCCGGCTACTTCGTCGACGACATCGCCAACATGGTGTTGCTCGAATCCGAGGACAACGTCAGGATCGGCAACAAGCCGTTTTCGGAGAAGGTGCTCGCGTACTACGACACGACGGACTTCGAGTCGATCCGGGTCAACGAGTACTTCACGACCGACGGCGGCGAGCTCACCGAGACGGAAATCGACCGACTGCGTAGTGAGGACCCGCCACATTCGCTCGACGACTTCTGGACTCATCGTCGGCTCACTGACCGGAAGACGACGCTCCTCGAACTCGTGCTCGGGTCCGTGCGGTTCGACGGGATCCTCGACGAGGAGTTCGAACCCTACGACATCGAGGCGAAGGTGAAACGCGAGTCGGACCGCCGCCTCGGACTGATAGAGGCGAACTACCAGTCGGTCATCGAGTAG
- a CDS encoding DEAD/DEAH box helicase: protein MSDAEGWSERADVLSPDHLRERFPGYEDQIEHVATQPAADAEYVDAESVLGAELADALGHDLYTHQAAAIARLLDGENVAVATSTASGKTYVYALYFALLKRRDPDARALFCYPTKALSRDQERALNDLYDDLGMDVTVAVYDGDTPRNRRRAIRENADVVVSNFAGVNVYLNHHRKWRDAFANCRLLAVDESHSYTGVHGMHVAWTLRRLRRVLDYYGSDPRIVCTTATIGNPVEHAEALTGAPFVAVDDDGSPHGRRRIVLWDPPFEDDALDEFDIDEFLGAKRSANDEAAGVLAHLGLNGVQTLTFARSRQGVELAAKAAERAAGEHPSDGYLSVEPYHAGHGKESRRGTEHRLKSGDLDGVVSTTALELGIDVGSVDAAVTAGYPGTRQSFFQQIGRAGRGTADALGVLVARADAIDQYVLDNPDYLLGEAMEDAVVDLDNDAVYARHLLCAAAELPLDRDDARWFGGADRLERAVEMWKDAGRFVGHLDHGVQYDGPPRPQADISMYAASGETFELRCENGEIDMEPIDRQRAYRDFHPGALALHDGVQYEVTELVEAAPRPHVTVREVRTNEYTRTQSEKSVSEIERERVRDLGGGYRLCFGTGTVSVHYSHYERIDVSTGKPKGPPEPTGLPPVDLRTQLMWVETPRNLFERVVDAVPDEQLAEPSGAASLGTKEWTFLGGLHGAEHAMIKLAPLELRLDKGDMGGLSVNRHPETGVPTWFIHDTVEGGIGFAKGIYEHAGAVMERTRERIADCDCGGVNGCPACLMDVQCGNGNEPLHAPATVEILDAVLERLD from the coding sequence ATGAGCGACGCCGAGGGGTGGAGCGAGCGCGCGGACGTGCTATCGCCCGACCACCTCCGCGAGCGGTTCCCCGGCTACGAGGACCAGATCGAACACGTCGCGACCCAGCCCGCCGCCGACGCCGAGTACGTCGACGCGGAGTCCGTGCTCGGCGCGGAACTGGCCGACGCGCTCGGCCACGACCTGTACACGCACCAGGCCGCGGCGATAGCGCGCCTGCTCGACGGCGAGAACGTCGCTGTCGCCACGTCGACGGCCTCCGGCAAGACGTACGTGTACGCCCTCTACTTCGCGCTGCTGAAGCGCCGCGACCCGGACGCCCGCGCGCTGTTTTGCTACCCCACGAAGGCGCTGTCCCGCGACCAGGAGCGCGCGCTGAACGACCTGTACGACGATCTGGGGATGGATGTCACCGTGGCGGTGTACGACGGCGACACGCCGCGGAACCGCCGCCGGGCGATCCGGGAGAACGCGGACGTGGTCGTCTCGAACTTCGCGGGGGTCAACGTGTATCTCAACCACCACCGGAAGTGGCGCGACGCCTTTGCGAACTGCCGCCTGCTTGCGGTCGACGAGTCCCACAGCTACACCGGCGTCCACGGGATGCACGTCGCCTGGACGCTCCGCCGCCTCCGGCGCGTCCTCGACTACTACGGGAGCGACCCACGGATCGTCTGCACGACAGCGACCATCGGCAACCCCGTCGAGCACGCCGAGGCCCTGACCGGCGCGCCGTTCGTCGCCGTCGACGACGACGGCAGCCCGCACGGCCGCCGGCGGATCGTCCTCTGGGACCCGCCGTTCGAGGACGACGCCCTCGACGAGTTCGACATCGACGAGTTCCTCGGCGCGAAGCGCAGCGCCAACGACGAGGCCGCCGGCGTGCTCGCGCACCTCGGCCTCAACGGCGTCCAGACGCTCACCTTCGCCCGCTCCCGGCAGGGCGTCGAACTGGCGGCGAAGGCCGCGGAGCGCGCGGCCGGCGAACATCCGTCCGACGGCTACCTCTCGGTCGAGCCGTACCACGCGGGCCACGGGAAGGAGAGCCGCCGCGGCACGGAACACCGACTCAAGTCAGGTGATCTGGACGGCGTCGTCTCGACGACCGCGCTCGAACTCGGCATCGACGTGGGGTCGGTCGACGCCGCCGTGACCGCGGGCTACCCCGGGACGCGCCAGTCGTTCTTCCAGCAGATCGGGCGGGCGGGCCGCGGGACGGCCGACGCGCTCGGCGTGCTGGTCGCGCGGGCCGACGCCATCGACCAGTACGTGCTGGACAACCCCGACTACCTGCTCGGCGAGGCCATGGAGGACGCGGTCGTCGACCTCGACAACGACGCCGTGTACGCCCGCCACCTGCTGTGTGCCGCCGCGGAACTCCCGCTCGACCGCGACGACGCCCGCTGGTTCGGCGGCGCGGACCGGCTGGAGCGCGCCGTCGAGATGTGGAAAGACGCCGGGCGGTTCGTCGGCCACCTCGACCACGGCGTCCAGTACGACGGCCCGCCGCGGCCGCAGGCCGACATCTCGATGTACGCCGCCTCGGGCGAGACGTTCGAGTTGCGCTGCGAGAACGGCGAGATCGACATGGAGCCGATCGACCGCCAGCGCGCCTACCGTGACTTCCACCCCGGCGCGCTCGCGCTCCACGACGGCGTTCAGTACGAGGTAACGGAGCTGGTCGAGGCCGCCCCGCGCCCCCACGTCACGGTCCGCGAGGTCCGGACGAACGAGTACACGCGGACCCAGTCCGAGAAGAGCGTCTCGGAGATCGAGCGCGAGCGCGTCCGCGACCTGGGCGGCGGCTACCGCCTCTGTTTCGGCACCGGAACCGTGTCCGTCCACTACAGCCACTACGAGCGGATCGACGTGTCCACCGGGAAGCCGAAGGGGCCGCCCGAGCCGACCGGCCTCCCGCCGGTCGACCTGCGGACCCAGCTCATGTGGGTCGAGACGCCCCGGAACCTGTTCGAGCGCGTCGTCGACGCGGTGCCCGACGAGCAGCTGGCGGAGCCGTCCGGCGCGGCGTCGCTCGGCACGAAGGAGTGGACGTTCCTCGGCGGCCTCCACGGAGCCGAGCACGCGATGATCAAGCTCGCGCCCCTCGAACTCCGGCTGGACAAGGGCGACATGGGCGGCCTGAGCGTCAACCGCCACCCCGAGACGGGCGTGCCGACGTGGTTCATCCACGACACCGTCGAGGGCGGCATCGGCTTCGCGAAGGGGATCTACGAGCACGCCGGGGCCGTCATGGAGCGGACCCGCGAGCGCATCGCCGACTGCGACTGCGGCGGCGTCAACGGCTGCCCGGCCTGCCTGATGGACGTGCAGTGTGGCAACGGGAACGAACCGCTCCACGCGCCCGCGACGGTCGAGATACTCGACGCCGTGCTGGAGCGACTGGACTGA
- a CDS encoding 6-hydroxymethylpterin diphosphokinase MptE-like protein, giving the protein MNFDEWNPVYEAILADFGFDRTADERARDLLADLAEPFDEARLPPFAGATVAIAGAGPSLGDELAAAREADVVVAASTAADVLAEAGVEVDLMTTDLDKNVDTAVALSERGVPVAVHAHGDNVPAVRSAVPRFADEFLLPTTQAEPVGPVRNFGGFTDGDRAAFLADHFGAAELRFPGWSFDDPAVDDLKARKLDWAERLLRWLERRRDERFAVLDGRRGGIEPVPGA; this is encoded by the coding sequence ATGAACTTCGACGAGTGGAACCCCGTCTACGAGGCGATCCTCGCCGACTTCGGCTTCGACCGGACGGCCGACGAGCGCGCCCGCGACCTGCTCGCGGACCTCGCGGAGCCGTTCGACGAGGCCCGCCTGCCGCCGTTCGCGGGGGCGACCGTCGCCATCGCCGGAGCCGGCCCCTCGCTCGGGGACGAACTTGCCGCGGCCCGCGAGGCCGACGTGGTGGTCGCCGCGTCGACGGCGGCGGACGTGCTCGCGGAGGCGGGCGTCGAGGTGGACCTGATGACGACGGATCTCGACAAGAACGTCGACACCGCCGTCGCGCTCTCGGAGCGTGGCGTCCCGGTCGCGGTCCACGCGCACGGCGACAACGTCCCGGCGGTTCGCTCGGCCGTCCCGCGGTTCGCCGACGAGTTCCTCCTGCCGACGACGCAGGCCGAACCCGTCGGCCCGGTCCGGAATTTCGGCGGGTTCACGGACGGCGACCGCGCCGCCTTCCTCGCGGACCACTTCGGGGCCGCCGAACTCCGGTTCCCGGGGTGGTCGTTCGACGACCCCGCGGTGGACGACCTGAAGGCCCGAAAACTGGACTGGGCCGAACGGCTGCTCCGGTGGCTCGAACGCCGCCGCGACGAGCGGTTCGCGGTGCTGGACGGCCGGCGCGGCGGTATCGAACCCGTGCCGGGCGCGTAA
- a CDS encoding ribonuclease H-like domain-containing protein has product MSPPPRVTVLSSELVERLDAPRLRDALDYADPDALCLTSPGALVRLRAVAPDLLDEYGPALVPGGGTERGSDDAADGPAHRSVCGVDLVAASADDDLAAVGALEREDRFDATTETYVLTDRLDVTVQLTDLEATLEGREAYRDALSPADLDGSYTHVSTAAPVGYHREWDGLTVAGADPDGDDAPGGERGGDEVPTLVLHADGTVCSTGIGTDRLGMRALPEVGEVRAERLREAGYRTPADVADATVADLREAAGVGRDTAGTIHDGARAMAAGEVVREGDEYFPDREPVFVDIETDGLTPTVVWLIGVLDRAGEERYLSFLNRDPDDPGRAVEAFVSWYAANAAGRPVVAYNGLSFDFPAIAEQVERHCPDLLDDWESAYTFDPYHWAVRDDNAILPGRTDKLGGVAAALGWDGDDAGLTGAAVGRAYRRWMRERTPEAEPEWERHERYCEDDVRALAHVYDALDAAGSEGGGGGERRETDGREAGGTATSEANTTQGTLGEFR; this is encoded by the coding sequence ATGTCACCCCCGCCCCGCGTGACGGTCCTCTCGTCCGAACTCGTCGAGCGGCTCGACGCCCCGCGGCTCCGCGACGCGCTCGACTACGCCGACCCGGACGCCCTCTGTCTCACGTCGCCGGGCGCGCTCGTCCGGCTCCGCGCCGTGGCCCCCGACCTGCTCGACGAGTACGGCCCGGCGCTGGTTCCGGGCGGCGGCACCGAGCGCGGTTCGGACGACGCTGCCGACGGCCCGGCTCACCGCAGCGTCTGCGGCGTCGACCTCGTCGCGGCGTCGGCGGACGACGACCTCGCCGCCGTCGGCGCGCTGGAGCGCGAGGACCGCTTCGACGCGACGACGGAGACGTACGTCCTCACCGATCGCCTCGACGTGACGGTCCAGCTGACCGACCTCGAAGCGACGCTGGAGGGGCGCGAGGCGTACCGCGACGCGCTCTCGCCCGCCGACCTCGACGGCTCGTACACGCACGTCTCGACGGCCGCGCCGGTCGGCTACCACCGCGAGTGGGACGGGCTGACCGTCGCCGGCGCGGACCCCGACGGCGACGACGCGCCGGGCGGCGAGCGCGGCGGGGACGAGGTACCGACGCTCGTGCTCCACGCCGACGGGACCGTCTGCTCGACCGGTATCGGGACGGACCGCCTCGGCATGCGCGCGCTCCCCGAGGTCGGCGAGGTCCGCGCCGAGCGGCTCCGCGAGGCGGGCTATCGGACGCCGGCGGACGTGGCCGACGCGACGGTCGCCGACCTGCGCGAGGCCGCGGGGGTCGGGCGCGACACCGCCGGGACGATTCACGACGGCGCTCGGGCGATGGCGGCGGGCGAGGTCGTCCGAGAGGGCGACGAGTACTTCCCGGACCGGGAGCCCGTGTTCGTCGACATCGAGACGGACGGACTGACGCCGACGGTCGTCTGGCTGATCGGCGTGCTTGACCGCGCGGGCGAGGAGCGGTACCTCTCCTTCCTGAACCGCGACCCGGACGACCCCGGCCGGGCGGTCGAGGCGTTCGTCTCGTGGTACGCCGCGAACGCCGCCGGCCGGCCGGTCGTCGCGTACAACGGCCTCTCCTTCGACTTCCCCGCCATCGCCGAGCAGGTCGAGCGCCACTGTCCCGACCTGCTCGACGACTGGGAGTCGGCGTACACGTTCGACCCGTACCACTGGGCTGTCCGCGACGACAACGCAATTCTGCCGGGGCGGACGGACAAACTCGGCGGCGTGGCCGCCGCGCTGGGGTGGGACGGCGACGACGCCGGCCTCACCGGCGCGGCGGTCGGTCGCGCCTACCGGCGGTGGATGCGCGAGCGCACGCCCGAGGCCGAACCGGAGTGGGAGCGCCACGAGCGCTACTGCGAGGACGACGTGCGGGCGCTCGCCCACGTGTACGACGCGCTCGACGCGGCCGGGAGCGAGGGCGGGGGCGGTGGGGAGCGACGCGAGACGGACGGGCGCGAGGCCGGCGGGACGGCGACGAGCGAGGCGAACACCACGCAGGGCACGCTGGGTGAGTTCCGATGA
- the folP gene encoding dihydropteroate synthase: MQNVDAAGLGIGDDHPPRIMGVLNVSEESPYDPSVYDDPAEAAAYVDEALIGEGADIVDVGLESANKRFEVLSAEEELDRLDTAVAAMEQTSGDAVFSIETRYAEVADAALSRGFDMVNDICGFADPEMPAVCREHDVAVAKMASPPDLERPGAVEEVDDIYDALTRNGLTDKTIIDPAFGGWSEDKTLEHDRETFRRLREFRGLDRPLLVSINRKNFLKEVAGRSTEEALPVSLAATSMAVERGAHVVRTHDVAETRDAALIGKEFARDRLRDGDDVTVEELDVTTVGEARRHLERLGVDPDAATDCTVRVFELDGLADETAAALSTAAADRDATFVDGRDGALLAGTPAEIAGVTAAVAERAPDFRATERRIRDALS, from the coding sequence ATGCAGAACGTCGACGCCGCCGGCCTCGGGATCGGCGACGACCATCCGCCGCGGATCATGGGCGTGCTGAACGTCAGCGAGGAGTCGCCGTACGACCCCTCGGTGTACGACGACCCCGCCGAGGCGGCGGCGTACGTCGACGAGGCGCTGATCGGCGAGGGCGCGGACATCGTCGACGTGGGGCTGGAGTCGGCGAACAAGCGGTTCGAGGTGCTCTCCGCCGAGGAGGAGCTCGACCGGCTCGACACCGCCGTCGCGGCGATGGAGCAGACGAGCGGCGACGCCGTCTTTTCCATCGAGACGCGCTACGCCGAGGTGGCCGACGCGGCGCTCTCGCGGGGGTTCGATATGGTCAACGACATCTGCGGCTTCGCGGACCCCGAGATGCCCGCGGTCTGTCGGGAGCACGACGTCGCTGTCGCCAAGATGGCCAGCCCCCCGGACCTCGAACGCCCCGGCGCGGTCGAGGAGGTCGACGACATCTACGACGCGCTGACGCGCAACGGCCTCACCGACAAGACGATCATCGACCCGGCATTCGGCGGGTGGAGCGAGGACAAGACCCTCGAACACGACCGCGAGACCTTCCGCCGCCTGCGCGAGTTCCGCGGGCTGGACCGCCCGCTCCTCGTCTCGATCAACCGCAAGAACTTCCTGAAGGAGGTCGCCGGCCGGTCGACCGAGGAGGCGCTCCCCGTCAGCCTCGCCGCCACCTCGATGGCCGTCGAGCGCGGCGCGCACGTCGTCCGGACGCACGACGTGGCCGAGACGCGCGACGCCGCGCTCATCGGGAAGGAGTTCGCGCGGGACCGACTCCGCGACGGCGACGACGTGACCGTCGAGGAACTCGACGTGACGACCGTCGGCGAGGCGCGGCGACACCTGGAGCGACTCGGCGTCGACCCGGACGCCGCCACCGACTGTACGGTGCGGGTGTTCGAACTCGACGGGCTGGCCGACGAGACGGCGGCGGCGCTGTCGACGGCCGCCGCGGACCGGGACGCGACGTTCGTCGACGGTCGCGATGGCGCGCTGCTGGCCGGGACGCCCGCCGAAATCGCGGGCGTCACCGCCGCCGTCGCCGAGCGTGCCCCGGATTTCCGGGCGACCGAACGGCGCATTCGGGACGCTCTCAGCTAA